The Pyrococcus horikoshii OT3 genome includes a window with the following:
- a CDS encoding prolyl oligopeptidase family serine peptidase: protein MVEDPYIWMENLQDNRVREIIERENKKFREFIGELSDKLFPEVWEYFSIPTVTMAKITKRGIIVSYNEKDRSIIRWLDGDVIVDSKEIEREVGDEVLLQGFTADDEGEKLAYSFSIGGADEGITRIIDLKSGEVIEEIKPSIWNILFLKDGYYFARFYRKEKTPDGVDPPAERVFWKDKEGEKMVFGEGLTSGYFMTLRKSSDDKFAMLTLNYGWNQGEIYVGPIDKPQEWRKVYSATVPVEPVDIVNGKLYILTREGRGMGKVIAVKDGEIEEVIPEGEFPLEWAVIVDDKIVAGRLVHASHRLEVYTLKGEKIEEVTFDIPGALHPLDKNNKEVLLRYISFTIPYRLYEFKDKLRIIEERKVEGKFKVEEDFVVSKDGTRIHYFIIKGEKDEKKAWVFGYGGFNIALTPRFFPQVIPFLKRGGTFVMANLRGGSEYGEEWHRAGMRENKQNVFDDFIAVLEKLKKEGYKVAAWGRSNGGLLVSATLTQRPDIMDAALIGYPVIDMLRFHKLYIGSVWIPEYGNPDDPKDREFLLKYSPYHNVDPNKKYPLTLIYTGLHDDRVHPAHALKFFMKLKEVGAPVYLRVETKSGHMGASPETRARELTDLLAFVLKSLS from the coding sequence ATGGTTGAGGATCCCTACATCTGGATGGAGAACCTCCAAGATAATAGGGTTAGAGAGATAATTGAAAGGGAAAATAAGAAGTTCAGAGAATTCATTGGAGAGCTTAGCGACAAATTATTTCCCGAAGTTTGGGAATACTTTTCAATCCCCACAGTAACCATGGCCAAGATAACGAAGAGGGGAATTATAGTTTCATATAACGAGAAAGATAGGAGCATTATAAGGTGGCTTGATGGTGATGTTATAGTCGATTCAAAGGAAATAGAGAGGGAAGTTGGAGATGAAGTCTTACTCCAGGGATTCACAGCAGACGACGAAGGTGAAAAGCTGGCTTACAGCTTTTCAATTGGAGGTGCTGACGAGGGAATAACGAGGATAATCGACCTCAAGAGTGGAGAAGTTATAGAGGAGATAAAGCCCTCCATTTGGAACATATTATTCTTAAAGGATGGCTATTACTTTGCAAGGTTCTATAGGAAGGAGAAAACTCCTGATGGAGTTGATCCTCCGGCTGAAAGGGTATTCTGGAAGGATAAAGAAGGAGAGAAGATGGTGTTTGGAGAGGGGCTAACATCCGGATACTTCATGACTCTCAGAAAGAGCTCAGATGATAAGTTTGCAATGCTAACCTTGAACTATGGATGGAATCAGGGAGAAATATACGTTGGCCCCATTGACAAGCCCCAGGAGTGGAGGAAGGTTTACTCTGCTACTGTTCCTGTGGAACCCGTAGATATAGTTAACGGAAAACTCTATATCCTTACCAGGGAAGGAAGAGGAATGGGGAAGGTAATAGCAGTAAAGGATGGCGAGATTGAGGAAGTGATTCCAGAGGGGGAGTTTCCATTAGAGTGGGCCGTAATAGTTGATGATAAAATAGTAGCGGGAAGGCTCGTTCACGCAAGCCACAGGTTGGAGGTTTATACATTAAAGGGGGAGAAAATTGAAGAAGTCACTTTTGACATTCCAGGGGCACTGCATCCATTAGATAAAAACAACAAAGAAGTTCTCCTCAGGTACATCAGCTTCACGATCCCTTACAGACTCTATGAGTTCAAAGATAAGCTAAGAATTATAGAGGAAAGAAAGGTTGAAGGGAAATTTAAGGTTGAGGAGGACTTTGTCGTAAGCAAAGATGGAACGAGGATTCATTACTTCATCATTAAAGGGGAGAAGGATGAGAAGAAGGCGTGGGTCTTTGGATACGGAGGCTTTAACATAGCCTTAACCCCCAGGTTCTTCCCCCAGGTTATACCATTCCTCAAAAGGGGAGGAACATTCGTTATGGCCAACTTAAGAGGAGGAAGCGAATATGGCGAGGAATGGCATAGGGCCGGAATGAGGGAAAACAAACAGAATGTATTTGATGACTTCATAGCAGTTCTTGAGAAGCTTAAGAAAGAGGGTTACAAGGTTGCGGCCTGGGGGAGGAGTAATGGTGGGCTTTTAGTTTCTGCAACTTTAACCCAGAGGCCAGATATTATGGATGCTGCATTGATCGGTTATCCAGTGATAGATATGTTGAGGTTCCATAAACTTTACATAGGAAGCGTTTGGATTCCAGAATATGGGAATCCAGACGATCCTAAGGATAGGGAGTTCCTACTGAAGTATTCTCCCTATCACAATGTCGACCCCAACAAGAAATATCCCCTGACGCTCATCTATACAGGTTTGCACGATGACAGGGTTCATCCAGCACATGCACTAAAATTCTTCATGAAGCTTAAGGAGGTTGGTGCTCCAGTTTACCTAAGGGTGGAAACTAAGAGCGGGCACATGGGAGCTTCACCAGAAACTAGGGCTAGGGAGCTTACAGATCTTTTAGCTTTCGTTTTAAAGTCCCTCTCTTGA
- the cmk gene encoding (d)CMP kinase — MPKDKLVITVSGLAGSGTTTLSKKIAEHYGLKHVYAGLIFRQMAKEKGMSLEEFQKYAELHPEIDREVDRRQIEAAKEGNVVIEGRLAGWMVKNADLKIWLDAPIRVRAERVAKREGISVEEAFMKIAEREMQNRKRYLNLYGIDINDLSIYDLIINTSKWSPEGVFAIVKAAIDHLDPVGDAGSKKEKEVG; from the coding sequence ATGCCAAAGGACAAGCTAGTGATAACCGTTAGCGGATTAGCAGGCTCCGGAACTACAACACTTTCAAAGAAAATAGCTGAACATTATGGCCTTAAGCATGTCTACGCTGGGCTGATATTCAGACAGATGGCCAAAGAAAAGGGAATGAGCCTTGAGGAGTTTCAGAAGTACGCTGAACTTCATCCAGAGATAGACAGAGAAGTAGACAGGAGACAAATAGAAGCAGCGAAAGAAGGGAACGTGGTTATAGAAGGAAGATTAGCCGGATGGATGGTTAAGAATGCTGACCTCAAAATCTGGCTTGATGCTCCAATAAGGGTTAGGGCTGAAAGGGTTGCCAAGAGGGAAGGTATAAGCGTCGAGGAAGCTTTTATGAAAATAGCTGAGAGGGAAATGCAAAACAGGAAAAGATATTTAAACCTTTATGGTATCGACATCAACGATTTGTCCATATATGATTTAATAATAAACACGTCGAAATGGTCTCCTGAAGGTGTATTCGCTATAGTTAAAGCCGCTATAGACCACCTCGACCCCGTCGGCGACGCGGGGTCGAAAAAAGAGAAGGAGGTGGGATGA
- a CDS encoding 50S ribosomal protein L34e → MKPMYRSRSWRRKYVRTPGGRVVVHFERKKPKIAHCAICGRPLNGIPRGRPVEMRKLPKTKKRPERPMPYLCPRCMRRVMKEQIRSQIMKG, encoded by the coding sequence ATGAAGCCAATGTACAGGTCAAGATCATGGAGAAGGAAGTACGTAAGAACCCCTGGGGGAAGGGTCGTAGTACACTTTGAGAGAAAGAAGCCAAAGATAGCCCACTGTGCGATCTGCGGTAGGCCCTTGAATGGGATTCCAAGGGGAAGACCCGTTGAGATGAGGAAGCTACCCAAGACAAAGAAGAGGCCCGAGAGGCCTATGCCGTACCTATGCCCAAGATGCATGCGCAGGGTAATGAAGGAACAGATAAGGTCTCAGATAATGAAGGGGTGA
- a CDS encoding 50S ribosomal protein L14e, whose protein sequence is MPAIDVGRIAVIIAGRRAGQKCVIVDIIDKNFVLVTGAGLNKVKRRRMNIKHLEPLPEKIDIPRGASDEEVKAALEKAGISL, encoded by the coding sequence ATGCCTGCAATAGATGTTGGAAGGATCGCCGTTATTATAGCTGGAAGAAGGGCTGGGCAGAAGTGCGTTATAGTTGACATCATAGACAAGAACTTCGTTTTAGTAACTGGGGCAGGGCTTAACAAGGTTAAAAGAAGGAGGATGAACATAAAGCACCTCGAACCTCTTCCCGAGAAGATTGACATCCCGAGAGGCGCTAGTGACGAGGAAGTTAAGGCCGCCTTGGAAAAAGCTGGTATTTCTCTTTAA